A stretch of the Streptomyces ortus genome encodes the following:
- a CDS encoding transglycosylase family protein: MLLSNKGKHRRPSKATRIATLAGVTTAAVAVPLMGATGASAATTSEWDTVAQCESGGNWSINTGNGYYGGLQFSASTWAAYGGSSYASTADQASKSQQIAVAEKVLASQGKGAWPSCGVGLSGASTGGSSAPSGSDSSNQSTSQPQQQQNSQSSEERASRSQERPAAKKTVETPTGKKVKKGDGEYKVVKGDTLSEIADKKNVKGGWAKLYKLNDDIVDDADFIFPGQQLHLS; this comes from the coding sequence ATGCTGCTTTCGAACAAGGGCAAGCACCGTCGCCCGTCCAAGGCCACCCGCATCGCCACGCTCGCCGGTGTCACCACCGCCGCCGTCGCCGTCCCGCTGATGGGCGCCACGGGAGCCTCCGCCGCCACCACCTCCGAGTGGGACACCGTCGCCCAGTGCGAGTCCGGCGGCAACTGGTCGATCAACACCGGCAACGGCTACTACGGCGGCCTGCAGTTCTCGGCCTCCACCTGGGCCGCGTACGGCGGCAGCTCGTACGCCTCCACCGCCGACCAGGCGTCCAAGTCCCAGCAGATAGCCGTTGCCGAGAAGGTTCTCGCGAGCCAGGGCAAGGGTGCCTGGCCGAGCTGTGGCGTGGGCCTCTCCGGCGCCTCGACCGGTGGCTCCAGCGCCCCGTCGGGCTCCGACAGCTCCAACCAGAGCACCTCGCAGCCGCAGCAGCAGCAGAACTCGCAGTCCTCCGAGGAGCGCGCCTCGCGTTCGCAGGAGCGTCCGGCGGCGAAGAAGACCGTCGAGACCCCGACCGGCAAGAAGGTCAAGAAGGGCGACGGCGAGTACAAGGTCGTCAAGGGCGACACCCTGAGCGAGATCGCCGACAAGAAGAACGTCAAGGGCGGCTGGGCGAAGCTCTACAAGCTGAACGACGACATCGTCGACGACGCCGACTTCATCTTCCCCGGTCAGCAGCTGCACCTCAGCTGA
- the eno gene encoding phosphopyruvate hydratase, whose amino-acid sequence MLVPSIDVVVAREILDSRGNPTVEVEVGLDDGSTGRAAVPSGASTGAFEAVELRDGDPNRYLGKGVEKAVLAVIEQIGPELVGYDATEQRLIDQAMIDLDATDNKGSLGANAILGVSLAVAHAASEASDLPLFRYLGGPNAHLLPVPMMNILNGGSHADSNVDIQEFMIAPIGAESFSEAVRWGAEVYHTLKKVLKSRGLSTGLGDEGGFAPNLGSNREALDLIVEAIKEAGYTPGEQVALALDVAASEFYKDGKYEFEGKSRSAAEMTEYYEELVSAYPLVSIEDPLYEDDWAGWNVITEKLGSKVQIVGDDLFVTNPERLARGIEEGSANALLVKVNQIGSLTETLDAVEMAQRNGFKCMMSHRSGETEDVTIADLAVAVNCGQIKTGAPARSDRVAKYNQLLRIEEILDDAAVYAGRSAFPRFKG is encoded by the coding sequence ATGCTCGTGCCGTCCATCGACGTCGTCGTAGCCCGGGAAATCCTGGACTCCCGAGGCAACCCCACGGTCGAGGTCGAGGTCGGCCTCGACGACGGCAGCACGGGTCGTGCCGCCGTCCCGTCCGGTGCCTCCACCGGTGCCTTCGAAGCAGTCGAGCTCCGTGACGGAGACCCCAACCGCTACCTCGGCAAGGGTGTCGAGAAGGCCGTCCTCGCCGTCATCGAGCAGATCGGCCCGGAGCTCGTCGGCTACGACGCCACCGAGCAGCGCCTCATCGACCAGGCGATGATCGACCTGGACGCCACCGACAACAAGGGCTCGCTCGGCGCCAACGCCATCCTCGGCGTCTCCCTCGCCGTCGCGCACGCCGCCTCCGAGGCCAGCGACCTGCCGCTCTTCCGCTACCTGGGCGGACCGAACGCGCACCTGCTGCCCGTCCCGATGATGAACATCCTGAACGGCGGGTCGCACGCCGACTCGAACGTCGACATCCAGGAGTTCATGATCGCCCCGATCGGCGCGGAGTCCTTCTCCGAGGCCGTGCGCTGGGGCGCCGAGGTCTACCACACCCTCAAGAAGGTCCTGAAGAGCCGCGGTCTGTCCACCGGCCTCGGCGACGAGGGCGGCTTCGCCCCGAACCTCGGCTCCAACCGCGAGGCCCTCGACCTCATCGTCGAAGCCATCAAGGAAGCCGGCTACACCCCCGGTGAGCAGGTCGCGCTCGCGCTCGACGTCGCCGCGTCCGAGTTCTACAAGGACGGCAAGTACGAGTTCGAGGGCAAGTCCCGCTCGGCCGCCGAGATGACCGAGTACTACGAGGAGCTCGTCTCCGCGTACCCGCTGGTCTCCATCGAGGACCCGCTGTACGAGGACGACTGGGCCGGCTGGAACGTCATCACCGAGAAGCTGGGCTCCAAGGTCCAGATCGTCGGCGACGACCTCTTCGTCACCAACCCCGAGCGCCTCGCCCGCGGCATCGAGGAGGGCTCCGCCAACGCCCTGCTGGTCAAGGTCAACCAGATCGGTTCGCTGACCGAGACCCTGGACGCCGTCGAGATGGCCCAGCGCAACGGCTTCAAGTGCATGATGTCCCACCGCTCCGGCGAGACCGAGGACGTCACCATCGCCGACCTCGCGGTCGCCGTGAACTGCGGCCAGATCAAGACCGGCGCCCCGGCCCGCTCGGACCGCGTCGCCAAGTACAACCAGCTGCTGCGCATCGAGGAGATCCTCGACGACGCCGCGGTGTACGCCGGCCGCTCGGCCTTCCCCCGCTTCAAGGGCTGA
- a CDS encoding FtsB family cell division protein, with protein MAVKDRDRFSTATRLRALGEQTAARVYRSQTKRQARRSRLTGRAALLALVLCSLVVALAYPIRQYVSQRAEVADLQREREQARERVEELRDLKARWQDDAYAEQRIRERLHYVMPGETGFIVIDPDAAKKTRTDRTAADRAWYANVWDGVDKADASDQ; from the coding sequence ATGGCTGTGAAGGACCGTGACCGGTTCTCCACCGCGACCAGGCTGCGGGCGCTCGGTGAGCAGACCGCCGCCCGTGTCTACCGCTCCCAGACCAAACGCCAGGCGCGCCGCTCGCGGCTGACCGGCCGTGCGGCGCTGCTCGCCCTCGTGCTCTGCTCGCTCGTCGTGGCCCTCGCCTATCCCATAAGGCAGTACGTCTCCCAGCGTGCCGAGGTCGCCGACCTGCAGCGTGAGCGCGAGCAGGCCCGTGAGCGCGTCGAGGAGCTGCGCGACCTGAAGGCGCGCTGGCAGGACGACGCGTACGCCGAGCAGCGCATCCGGGAACGGCTGCACTACGTGATGCCGGGCGAGACCGGCTTCATCGTGATCGACCCCGACGCGGCGAAGAAGACGCGTACGGACCGGACGGCCGCCGACCGGGCCTGGTACGCCAACGTCTGGGACGGCGTCGACAAGGCCGACGCCTCCGACCAGTGA
- a CDS encoding DUF501 domain-containing protein: MQTPPPPTGRTEPTDADVEAFKQQLGRPPRGLRAIAHRCPCGQPDVVETAPRLPDGTPFPTTYYLTCPRAASAIGTLEANGVMKEMTDRLATDPELAKAYRAAHEDYIARRDSIEVLEGFPSAGGMPDRVKCLHVLVAHSLAAGPGVNPLGDEAIEMLPEWWRKGACVVPTAG, from the coding sequence ATGCAAACGCCCCCGCCGCCCACCGGGCGCACCGAGCCCACCGACGCCGACGTCGAGGCCTTCAAGCAGCAGCTCGGTCGGCCACCGCGCGGGCTGCGCGCGATCGCGCACCGCTGTCCGTGCGGACAGCCGGACGTCGTCGAGACGGCTCCCCGGCTTCCCGACGGGACGCCGTTCCCGACCACGTACTACCTGACGTGCCCGCGTGCGGCCTCCGCCATCGGCACGCTGGAGGCGAACGGCGTCATGAAGGAGATGACGGACCGTCTCGCCACGGACCCCGAGCTGGCGAAGGCGTACCGGGCCGCGCACGAGGACTACATCGCGCGGCGGGACTCCATCGAGGTGCTCGAAGGGTTTCCGAGCGCGGGCGGGATGCCGGACCGGGTGAAGTGCCTGCACGTCCTGGTCGCGCACTCGCTGGCCGCGGGCCCGGGGGTGAACCCCCTGGGCGACGAGGCGATCGAGATGCTCCCGGAATGGTGGCGCAAGGGCGCGTGCGTCGTGCCTACGGCGGGGTGA
- a CDS encoding Ppx/GppA phosphatase family protein: MTRVAAVDCGTNSIRLLVADAHPDTGELVDLDRRMTIVRLGQDVDRTGRLAPEALDRTFAACREYAEVIKEHGAERLRFVATSASRDAENRDEFVRGVLDILGVEPEVISGDQEAEFSFTGATKELAGRDDLAKPYLVVDIGGGSTEFVVGDDHVRGARSVDIGCVRMTERHLVRDGVVTDPPTEEQIRAIRADIEAALDLAEESVPLREARTLVGLAGSVTTVAAIALELPEYDSEAIHHSRVSLDKVREITGRLLAATHAERAAIPSMHPGRVDVIGAGALVLLAIMERTGAREVVVSEHDILDGIAWSVA; the protein is encoded by the coding sequence ATGACTCGCGTCGCCGCCGTCGACTGCGGCACCAACTCCATCCGCCTCCTCGTCGCGGACGCGCACCCCGACACCGGCGAACTCGTCGACCTGGACCGCCGCATGACGATCGTCCGCCTCGGACAGGACGTCGACCGCACGGGCCGCCTCGCCCCGGAGGCCCTGGACCGCACCTTCGCGGCCTGCCGCGAGTACGCCGAGGTCATCAAGGAGCACGGCGCCGAGCGCCTGCGCTTCGTGGCCACCTCGGCCTCCCGCGACGCCGAGAACCGCGACGAGTTCGTCCGCGGGGTCCTCGACATCCTGGGCGTGGAGCCCGAGGTCATCTCCGGCGACCAGGAGGCCGAGTTCTCGTTCACGGGCGCCACGAAGGAGCTGGCGGGCCGTGACGACCTGGCCAAGCCCTATCTCGTGGTGGACATCGGCGGCGGCTCCACCGAGTTCGTCGTCGGGGACGACCACGTGCGGGGCGCCCGCTCGGTGGACATCGGCTGTGTACGGATGACGGAACGGCACCTCGTCCGGGACGGCGTGGTCACCGACCCGCCGACCGAGGAGCAGATCCGGGCGATCCGCGCCGACATCGAGGCGGCCCTCGACCTCGCCGAGGAGTCCGTGCCCCTGCGGGAGGCCCGCACGCTCGTCGGACTGGCCGGCTCCGTCACCACCGTCGCGGCGATCGCCCTGGAGCTTCCGGAGTACGACTCCGAGGCCATCCACCACTCCCGGGTCTCCCTGGACAAGGTCCGTGAGATCACCGGGCGGCTGCTCGCGGCCACGCACGCCGAGCGGGCGGCGATCCCCTCGATGCATCCGGGGCGCGTCGACGTCATCGGCGCCGGCGCCCTCGTACTCCTCGCGATCATGGAGCGGACCGGCGCCCGGGAGGTCGTCGTGAGCGAGCACGACATCCTCGACGGCATCGCGTGGTCCGTGGCCTGA